TGGCCTCGTCGGCAAAGTAGAGTGCCAGTTGAGCGCCTTTTTCGATGCCTGCCGGTGAATCGCAGACAATGTATTCGAACTCTTCTTGCAGCTCGTTCAATACCTTTTCGATGCCTTCGTGAGTGAGGGCGTCCTTGTCACGAGTTTGCGAGGCAGGAAGGATAAACAGATTTTCCAAGCGCTTGTCTTTGATCAGGGCCTGGTTGAGGTTCGCCTCATTGTTGATCACGTTGACCAGGTCGTAAACGACCCGGCGCTCGCATCCCATGATCAGGTCGAGGTTCCTCAAGCCGACATCAAAGTCTATGACCACGGTTTTGTGGCCCTTTGCGGCCAGTCCTGCTGCGAACGCGGCGCTGGTGGTGGTTTTTCCTACGCCTCCCTTACCGGAGGTGACGACAATAATTTTTGCCACAGGTGTTCCTTGATTATCTTGGTTAAAAAAGTGGATCGATACAGATTTTCTGCTCGCATAAACTGATTCGAGCGGGCTGTTTCCATTGCTTGTCGCCGGGTTCGCCGCTGCGATAATGGCCGGCAATCGAGACCAGTTCCGCCTCAAGACTGTGACAAAACACAGTGGCATGTTCATCGCCCTGAATGCCCGCCAGGGCTCTGCCACGCAAAGCCCCGTACACGTGGATGTTGCCTCGGGCAAGTAGTTCAGCCCCGGCACTAACCGGCGCGGTAACGATCAGGTCGCCATCCGGTGCCAGAATTTGTTGGCCAGAACGGACCGGTGTCGAAACAATTCGAGCCGAGGATGCTTTTTGGGGATTAGCTGCTTTCTCCGATGCCGAAGTTTGGCTAACGGCTGTTCCGCTTTTAATCACGGGTTGGGTGAAGATTGACAGCCCTAGCGCTTTTATTTGCGGTTCTTTCTCGGTGGTAGCGCCACGGACGGCTATGGGGCGCAGACCATGTTGGTCACAAAGGGTGACCAGCTCGGCAATGTCGATTTGACTAGATGGCACTTTGTCGAGAGCGAGAATAACCGGAGTGTTGTCAAACATGGCGGGTGATTGATGTGCCTTGTCAGCTATTTCGGCTGCAAGGGTTTGCAGATCATCCTCATGCAGTTCAAGTGTCATGATCGGTACAAGCCCTGCCTTGAATTGCAGGCTGCTCGTTGCGGTTGTTGGTGAAGCTGTATTGTTCATGGACAGTCCTACTACCTGATGGTTGTCCTGATGGAGAGGAGTTTATATACCAGTTGTTATAAAGCAGGCAAGGACGGGGTTCGAGAAGCTGGGAAAATATAATTGTTGTGCGGTAGATTGTTTGTCCGCTGTACAATTGCGTGAGAAAATTGAGTTCACTTCTTCATTTATAGTATTTCCAGGTCAATCAACTTATGGCATTTGAACCTCCTCGTTTTCGGTGGTCGTTTTTTACACCGCGCTTCTGGTTGTTGTGGTGTGGATTGGGACTCGCCTGGTTGGTCGTTCAGCTGCCTTATCCCGTATTGCTCCCTATTGGTAGATGGGTAGGGCGCATGGTTATGCGTTTCGGCAAGGGGCGGCGAGCGATCGCTGAGCGAAACCTTGAACTGTGTTTTCCTGAATTGGACCCGCAGGAGCGGGCCGCGTTACTGCGCAAAAACTTCGAGTCAATGGGCATCAGTGTGCTGGAAGTGGGTATTTCCTGGTGGTGGCCAAAATGGCGAGTCTATCGACTGTTCGAGCTTGAAGGGGAGGAAAACCTGAAAGCGGTCGAAGGCCAGGGGGCGTTAATGCTGTGCTTGCATTTTTCCACCCTGGAAATTGGTGCCGGTTATCTGGGGCATATCGCGGATATCGATTGTATGTATCGCCGGCACAAAAACCCGCTATTTGACTGGGTACAGCAACGTGGGCGCCAGCGGCATAGCCTGGATGGTGAAACCATAGAAAGGGAAGATGTGCGTACCATGATTAGATCCCTGCGAAAGAAGCACCGAATATGGTACGCACCGGATCAGGATTATGGGCGTAAGCAAAGTCTGTTTGTGCCGTTTTTCGGTGTCACAGCGGCAACCGTGACCGCCACTTCTCGCTTTGCTCGTCTTGGCAATGCGCGGGTACTGCCTTGCATACAAACGCGGTTACCTGATGGTCGTGGTTACCGGTTAAGTATTTTACCACCGCTGGATGATTTCCCAGGCGACGATGAATTTGCCGATGCGAAGCGGGTTAATGAGCTGATCGAGCAGGAAATTCGCAAACAGCCCGAACAGTATATGTGGCTGCATCGCCGATTTAAAACGCGGCCCGAGGGCGAGCCGCGACTGTATTGAGCGTGAGGGTTATTCGGGAGCCATCAGTATTTTCACCTGACCCGATTCGTCTTGGAGTTTCAGAGTCTGGCCGTCGTAACTGAAAGAGGTCAGTTGTTCGAGGGCTTTTAGAAATTGTTGTTCCTGAGTCATCAGGTCATCGGGGCATGCCATCATGGTTGCGCCTATCGGACCGGTGCTGAATTTGCCGTTGTCGACGCGGTAAGCGCCGAAGAAACCGTTACAGCCAGCGTTGCCAGAAAGCCGACCGCTGTGTTCATCTTCGGCCATGATCTGAAGTCGAGTGCGTTCTCCCAGTTCGACTAATGAGCCTTGCAGGTAGAACTGTTGAAGGCTCCATTGACCTTCGATGTGAGACTCTGTAGCTGGCTGGGTGTTCAGTGCGTTACAGCCAGTGAGACTGAGCAGTGCAAGCAGGGAAAGTGCTAACGATGATTTCATTATGGATAAGCTCCAGCGGGTGATGCTGATAAGACTCTGTCACCTCCAGAGGGTTCCTCGGGAGGTGACTATTTATTGATGGGGGGGAGCCGTGGGGATCAGCCTAACTGGCAAAAATGATGCGCACCGAGTCGAGTTGGAGTTGTGACTGCCTCAGTTTGGCTTCGCCTTCTCTAGCCAGGGCCGTCAGGTGGCTTAGCTCGGAGTCCCGAATGTTGGGGTTTACCGCTTTCAGGGCAATCAGCCTTTGCAGTTCGTCGGCAATTTCCTGGCGGAATTGCTCACAAGCCTGATCGATGATGCCATCCACCTGTGTTCTGGCGGCGTTATCGGCACCTTTGAGTGCGACTTGTAAAGGCTCACGTTGGGCATTGATCAGCTGTCGGGCGGTGGCTTTCTTCAGCGGTTGTAACTGGGTGTCGAGGGTATCGA
This DNA window, taken from Aestuariirhabdus haliotis, encodes the following:
- the minD gene encoding septum site-determining protein MinD — protein: MAKIIVVTSGKGGVGKTTTSAAFAAGLAAKGHKTVVIDFDVGLRNLDLIMGCERRVVYDLVNVINNEANLNQALIKDKRLENLFILPASQTRDKDALTHEGIEKVLNELQEEFEYIVCDSPAGIEKGAQLALYFADEAIIVTNPEVSSVRDSDRIIGILHSKSRRAEQKLDPVKEQLLLTRYDPERVERGEMLSVVDVEEILSIPLLGVIPESQAVLKASNQGVPVSFDEQSDAGQAYLDAVERFQGNNVPHRFLEVEKRGLLKRMFGG
- the minC gene encoding septum site-determining protein MinC; the protein is MNNTASPTTATSSLQFKAGLVPIMTLELHEDDLQTLAAEIADKAHQSPAMFDNTPVILALDKVPSSQIDIAELVTLCDQHGLRPIAVRGATTEKEPQIKALGLSIFTQPVIKSGTAVSQTSASEKAANPQKASSARIVSTPVRSGQQILAPDGDLIVTAPVSAGAELLARGNIHVYGALRGRALAGIQGDEHATVFCHSLEAELVSIAGHYRSGEPGDKQWKQPARISLCEQKICIDPLF
- the lpxL gene encoding LpxL/LpxP family Kdo(2)-lipid IV(A) lauroyl/palmitoleoyl acyltransferase, which codes for MAFEPPRFRWSFFTPRFWLLWCGLGLAWLVVQLPYPVLLPIGRWVGRMVMRFGKGRRAIAERNLELCFPELDPQERAALLRKNFESMGISVLEVGISWWWPKWRVYRLFELEGEENLKAVEGQGALMLCLHFSTLEIGAGYLGHIADIDCMYRRHKNPLFDWVQQRGRQRHSLDGETIEREDVRTMIRSLRKKHRIWYAPDQDYGRKQSLFVPFFGVTAATVTATSRFARLGNARVLPCIQTRLPDGRGYRLSILPPLDDFPGDDEFADAKRVNELIEQEIRKQPEQYMWLHRRFKTRPEGEPRLY
- a CDS encoding META domain-containing protein, which codes for MKSSLALSLLALLSLTGCNALNTQPATESHIEGQWSLQQFYLQGSLVELGERTRLQIMAEDEHSGRLSGNAGCNGFFGAYRVDNGKFSTGPIGATMMACPDDLMTQEQQFLKALEQLTSFSYDGQTLKLQDESGQVKILMAPE